The following proteins are encoded in a genomic region of Mycoplasma sp. NEAQ87857:
- a CDS encoding Smr/MutS family protein → MIEVDLHGLTSEQAMIEVMEYIYDFKNHKYESILFITGKGTGILKVSLEQLLEKNNISFQVVNKGGAYLIQDLANSYTYNNEYDDEEEFDDYEDLDELFDQYK, encoded by the coding sequence ATGATAGAAGTTGATTTACATGGTTTAACTTCAGAACAAGCTATGATTGAAGTTATGGAATATATTTATGATTTTAAAAATCATAAATATGAAAGTATATTGTTTATAACAGGAAAAGGTACTGGAATTTTAAAAGTTAGTTTAGAACAATTATTAGAAAAAAATAACATTAGTTTCCAAGTGGTTAATAAAGGTGGAGCTTATTTAATCCAAGATTTAGCTAATTCTTATACATATAATAACGAATATGATGATGAAGAAGAATTTGATGATTATGAAGATTTGGATGAACTATTTGATCAGTATAAATAA
- the mutM gene encoding DNA-formamidopyrimidine glycosylase: protein MPEYPEVTVVTNALNKLVATKKIIKVNVKDSKFLHNCSLEEFENFLINKTITSVKNIGKFIIFNFDDNSRMFSHLRMAGKYYFCHKKQLPEYDFPHNYLYFYFQDDTVLIYNDSRTFGSFEIYNANDTRTIYQIKNIALLPKDVDVDQLYDRLQRKNISIKAALLDQSLVLGIGNIYVDETLHFEKVYPMTKCNKISKEKLAQILQTAQRIMDESIKLGGSTVNSYKSVNGIDGKYQLKLKAYGRAGLKCLSCHRYNIIKVKLDFKSNGRGTSYCPNCQKEEDE, encoded by the coding sequence TTAAAGTAAATGTAAAAGATAGCAAATTTTTACATAATTGTTCTTTAGAAGAATTTGAGAATTTCTTAATCAATAAAACTATTACTAGTGTTAAAAATATAGGCAAATTTATCATTTTTAATTTTGATGATAATTCTAGAATGTTTTCTCATTTAAGAATGGCTGGTAAATATTATTTTTGTCATAAAAAACAATTACCAGAATATGATTTTCCACATAATTATTTATATTTTTATTTTCAAGATGACACTGTTTTAATTTATAACGATTCTAGAACATTTGGTTCTTTTGAAATTTATAATGCTAACGATACTAGAACTATTTATCAAATTAAAAATATAGCTTTATTACCTAAAGATGTTGATGTAGATCAACTATATGATAGATTACAAAGAAAAAATATTAGTATTAAAGCGGCTTTATTAGATCAAAGTTTAGTTTTAGGAATTGGTAATATTTATGTTGATGAAACTCTACATTTTGAAAAAGTTTATCCAATGACTAAGTGTAATAAAATCTCCAAAGAGAAATTAGCTCAAATATTACAAACAGCTCAAAGAATAATGGATGAAAGTATTAAACTTGGTGGAAGCACTGTCAATAGTTATAAGTCTGTTAATGGAATTGATGGTAAATATCAATTAAAACTAAAAGCATACGGTAGAGCGGGTTTAAAATGTTTATCTTGTCATAGATACAATATAATTAAAGTTAAATTGGACTTTAAATCAAATGGAAGAGGTACTAGTTATTGTCCAAACTGTCAAAAGGAAGAAGATGAATAA
- a CDS encoding cysteine hydrolase family protein has translation MNKKLTIIIDMVNGFAKEGNLFSQNIKNIIPTVVEVAKASNNIILFQDAHDQNDIEFSIYPSHCIKGSKESRIIDELLPFVTKNNLFAKNTTNAFWDIDSNLLLNYDSIEIVGCCTDICVLQFVLTLKTFLTKHKQLTKLIVYENAVATFDAENHNADQYHNNALNLMKNAGIEILKW, from the coding sequence ATGAATAAAAAGCTAACAATTATTATTGATATGGTTAATGGATTTGCTAAAGAAGGTAATTTATTTAGTCAAAATATCAAAAACATAATACCTACAGTAGTAGAAGTAGCAAAAGCTAGCAATAATATCATTTTGTTTCAAGATGCTCACGATCAAAATGATATTGAATTTAGCATTTATCCAAGTCATTGCATCAAAGGTAGCAAAGAATCTCGAATAATAGATGAATTATTACCTTTTGTAACAAAAAATAATCTTTTTGCTAAAAATACAACCAATGCTTTTTGAGATATAGATAGTAATTTATTATTAAATTATGACTCTATAGAAATTGTAGGTTGCTGTACTGATATTTGTGTATTACAATTTGTTTTGACATTAAAAACTTTTTTAACTAAACATAAACAATTAACAAAGCTAATTGTTTATGAAAATGCTGTAGCTACTTTTGATGCAGAAAATCATAATGCTGACCAATATCATAATAATGCTTTAAATTTAATGAAAAATGCAGGAATTGAGATATTAAAATGATAG